Proteins co-encoded in one Sporosarcina sp. FSL K6-1522 genomic window:
- a CDS encoding multidrug efflux SMR transporter, giving the protein MAWISLMIAGLFEVFGVSMINKLHKDRSWQAAVMLVAGFGASFLFLAYAMKTLPMGTTYAIWTGIGASGGAILGMILYGESKDWKRIVFIAMVLGAAIGLKLIS; this is encoded by the coding sequence ATGGCTTGGATTTCTTTAATGATTGCAGGGTTATTTGAAGTATTCGGCGTTTCAATGATCAATAAATTGCACAAAGATCGTAGTTGGCAAGCCGCGGTCATGCTCGTTGCTGGATTTGGGGCAAGTTTTCTTTTTCTTGCCTACGCCATGAAAACATTGCCGATGGGGACGACCTATGCCATTTGGACAGGAATCGGTGCCTCCGGCGGTGCCATATTAGGCATGATTTTATATGGAGAATCAAAGGATTGGAAAAGAATCGTGTTTATTGCAATGGTATTGGGAGCAGCCATTGGTTTGAAGCTGATTTCGTGA
- a CDS encoding methylated-DNA--[protein]-cysteine S-methyltransferase → MNKLDYKSPIGIIEIVGSQDAVHSILFVERDEVINVIGDETPKIVVDCFHQLDEYFKGGRHVFTFPYHCEGTAFQQTVWDVLTTIPYAETGSYKDIAVSINNEKAVRAVGTANGKNKLSIVIPCHRIIGANGNLTGYAGGLWRKEWLLQHEKTFKK, encoded by the coding sequence ATGAATAAATTAGACTATAAATCGCCAATTGGCATAATCGAAATAGTTGGCTCACAGGACGCGGTGCATTCAATCTTGTTCGTTGAGCGAGACGAAGTTATCAATGTGATAGGTGATGAAACACCCAAGATTGTAGTAGATTGCTTCCATCAATTGGATGAATATTTTAAAGGGGGGCGTCATGTATTTACGTTCCCTTATCACTGTGAAGGTACAGCATTTCAACAAACAGTGTGGGATGTTTTGACAACGATTCCCTATGCTGAAACAGGGTCCTATAAAGATATCGCTGTCTCCATTAACAATGAAAAAGCTGTTAGAGCAGTAGGAACGGCCAATGGTAAGAATAAATTAAGTATCGTCATTCCATGTCATCGAATTATCGGTGCAAACGGAAATTTGACAGGCTATGCAGGCGGCTTGTGGAGGAAGGAATGGCTGCTTCAGCATGAGAAGACTTTTAAAAAGTAA
- a CDS encoding GNAT family N-acetyltransferase — MPTFRLKDGQEVAITEATTTYAQQMIDFYNIVGGETDFLSFGGNEFSREVEEYQAFIATTQQEQNSIILLATLHDEIIGIASITSSQKDRTKHVGTLGIVVSERFTGQGLGRVLMEQLIEWAASNGVTNKISLVTREDNLLAIELYEKLGFEKEGLILKDSFIHGVYYNTLVMGLFVK, encoded by the coding sequence ATGCCCACATTTCGTTTAAAAGATGGACAGGAAGTAGCAATAACAGAAGCAACCACAACATACGCCCAGCAGATGATTGACTTTTACAATATCGTAGGTGGGGAAACAGATTTTCTGTCATTCGGAGGTAATGAATTTTCAAGAGAGGTCGAGGAATATCAAGCATTTATAGCCACTACACAACAGGAGCAAAACTCCATTATATTGCTGGCAACCTTGCATGATGAAATCATAGGGATTGCCTCCATTACTTCAAGCCAAAAGGACAGAACAAAGCATGTAGGAACCTTAGGTATCGTCGTTAGCGAGCGTTTTACTGGGCAAGGCTTGGGCAGAGTATTGATGGAACAATTGATTGAATGGGCAGCTTCAAATGGGGTGACGAATAAAATTAGCCTCGTTACGAGAGAGGATAATTTGCTTGCCATTGAATTGTATGAAAAGCTTGGGTTTGAAAAAGAAGGACTTATCTTAAAGGATAGTTTTATTCATGGAGTGTATTACAACACACTTGTAATGGGACTTTTTGTGAAGTAA
- a CDS encoding multidrug efflux SMR transporter — protein MNTDWVKVFIAAFFEVFWVIGLKHADDFWTWMGTIISIIVSFYLMIMAGRKLPVGTVYAVFVGLGTAGTVFSDILFFGEPFKVAKIVLIGVLLAGVVGLKLVTTDKVEEEVES, from the coding sequence ATGAATACAGATTGGGTGAAAGTATTTATTGCTGCTTTTTTCGAAGTTTTTTGGGTGATTGGCTTAAAACATGCGGATGATTTTTGGACTTGGATGGGGACAATCATTTCGATTATTGTCAGCTTTTATTTAATGATTATGGCTGGTCGAAAACTACCTGTCGGAACGGTCTATGCCGTATTTGTCGGATTAGGTACAGCTGGAACCGTTTTTTCAGACATCTTGTTCTTTGGTGAACCGTTTAAAGTAGCCAAAATCGTGTTGATTGGTGTTTTATTGGCAGGTGTAGTGGGGTTGAAATTAGTAACTACAGACAAAGTGGAAGAGGAGGTTGAATCTTAA
- a CDS encoding coenzyme F420-0:L-glutamate ligase: MERVVGTVARGLRCPIINQGDNIEEIVVDSVLKAAEVEGLTIENKDIVSITESIVARAQGNYATIDHIAKDIQAKFGDDTIGVIFPILSRNRFANCLRGIAKGAKKIVIMLSYPSDEVGNHLISLDLLDEKGINPWTDVLTEDEFRQHFGYQKHTFTGVDYIDYYKSLAAEFGVECEIIFSQKPKTILNYTKNVLTCDIHTRFRTKRILEENGAEKVYTLDDILAESIDGSGYNEEYGLLGSNKSTDDGVKLFPRNCQPVVDNIQRMLLEKTGKIVEVMVYGDGAFKDPVGKIWELADPVVSPAYTPGLAGKPNEVKLKYLADNNFADLRGDELKKAISEFIDNKDEDLTGSMEAQGTTPRKLTDLIGSLSDLTSGSGDKGTPIVFIQGYFDNFTK, encoded by the coding sequence ATGGAAAGAGTCGTTGGTACAGTTGCGAGAGGCCTACGTTGCCCAATTATCAACCAAGGGGATAACATCGAAGAAATCGTTGTAGATAGCGTGTTAAAGGCTGCTGAAGTAGAAGGCCTTACAATTGAAAATAAAGATATCGTGTCCATTACAGAATCCATTGTTGCTCGTGCACAAGGGAACTATGCGACAATCGATCATATTGCAAAAGACATCCAGGCTAAATTTGGCGATGATACAATCGGTGTCATTTTCCCAATCTTGAGCCGTAATCGCTTTGCGAACTGTCTTCGTGGAATCGCAAAAGGCGCGAAAAAGATCGTTATTATGCTGAGCTATCCGTCTGATGAAGTCGGTAACCATCTGATTAGTCTTGATTTACTCGATGAAAAAGGTATTAATCCATGGACAGACGTGCTAACAGAAGACGAATTCCGCCAACATTTTGGGTATCAAAAACACACATTTACAGGTGTGGACTACATTGACTACTATAAATCGTTAGCTGCTGAATTCGGTGTAGAATGTGAAATCATTTTCTCTCAAAAGCCAAAAACTATTTTAAATTATACAAAGAACGTTTTAACATGTGACATTCACACACGTTTCCGTACAAAACGCATTTTGGAGGAAAACGGTGCTGAAAAAGTCTACACATTAGACGATATTTTAGCGGAGTCTATCGATGGCAGTGGCTATAATGAAGAATATGGCCTGCTCGGTTCAAACAAATCAACAGATGACGGCGTTAAGCTATTCCCACGCAATTGCCAACCTGTCGTTGACAATATTCAACGTATGCTGCTTGAGAAAACGGGCAAAATCGTAGAAGTAATGGTTTACGGAGATGGCGCGTTTAAAGACCCAGTCGGTAAGATTTGGGAACTTGCGGATCCAGTCGTTTCTCCTGCCTATACACCAGGACTTGCTGGTAAGCCAAACGAAGTAAAACTAAAATACCTTGCAGATAACAACTTTGCAGATTTACGCGGCGATGAGTTGAAAAAAGCTATTTCCGAGTTCATCGACAACAAAGATGAGGACCTGACAGGTTCAATGGAAGCACAAGGAACAACACCACGTAAGCTAACGGATTTAATCGGTTCTCTTTCTGATTTAACATCAGGCAGTGGCGACAAAGGTACGCCTATTGTCTTTATCCAAGGTTATTTCGATAACTTTACAAAATAA
- a CDS encoding LysR family transcriptional regulator: MVSKLDLYKVFCQVGRSESFSKAAKDLYMTQPAVSQAIRQLEKELDTRLFVRTPKGVSFTDEGSLLFEYANSALNLLHTGEEKILAFKNLTAGELKIGVGDTISRYFLLPYLEAFHNRYSNIKFTIVNGTTVELCSILKSGGVDIAICNLPIDDHTLERRPCFDIQDTFVYGSKFKKILAKPLSLDELVKLPLIFLESKSNSRRYVEDYIRSKGIKLEPEFELGSHDLVLEFAKINLGIACVTREFAQDYISTGLLSEVQLIEEIPKRSVGVCFLKSVQLSPAATRFVEILENERL; encoded by the coding sequence GTGGTTAGCAAGTTAGATTTATATAAAGTTTTTTGTCAGGTAGGGAGAAGTGAAAGCTTTTCCAAGGCGGCAAAAGATTTATATATGACACAACCAGCTGTCAGTCAAGCGATTAGACAGTTAGAAAAAGAATTAGATACACGTCTTTTCGTTCGTACGCCTAAGGGAGTGTCATTCACGGATGAAGGCAGTTTATTATTTGAATATGCGAATTCTGCCCTTAATTTATTGCATACGGGCGAAGAAAAGATTTTAGCCTTTAAGAATTTAACGGCGGGTGAGTTAAAGATTGGCGTAGGTGACACAATCTCGCGCTACTTTTTACTGCCGTATTTAGAGGCTTTCCATAATCGCTACTCAAATATCAAATTTACAATTGTAAATGGTACAACAGTTGAACTTTGTTCAATTTTAAAGTCAGGCGGCGTGGATATTGCGATTTGTAATTTGCCAATTGACGATCATACATTAGAACGAAGACCTTGTTTTGATATTCAGGATACGTTTGTCTATGGATCCAAGTTCAAAAAGATTTTAGCCAAACCGTTAAGTCTTGATGAATTAGTAAAACTCCCACTAATCTTTCTCGAATCAAAATCAAATTCCAGAAGGTATGTAGAGGATTATATCCGTTCAAAAGGGATAAAATTGGAACCGGAATTTGAATTAGGTTCACATGATTTAGTATTGGAATTCGCGAAGATTAACCTAGGGATTGCTTGTGTCACAAGGGAGTTTGCACAAGATTATATCTCAACGGGATTATTATCAGAAGTTCAGCTCATTGAAGAGATTCCGAAGCGTAGTGTCGGTGTTTGTTTCTTAAAAAGTGTGCAGCTCTCGCCAGCCGCGACACGATTTGTGGAGATTTTGGAGAATGAACGGTTGTGA
- a CDS encoding GNAT family N-acetyltransferase: METIQLIGEAVLLRPMTKEDAEGIYACCQDERIWKHMSQTLQTREDVDAYIEQALAHQETGTEYPFVIVLRATNEIVGSTRFFDIATAHKRLEIGHTWLHPSVWRTKVNTECKYLLLSYCFEQLHFQRVQIKTGHENIQSQKAIERIGATKEGTLRNHMIRPNGKVRHTVMYSVVQEEWSDVKQHIEGLMRKFSTL, encoded by the coding sequence ATGGAAACAATTCAATTAATCGGAGAAGCTGTTCTATTACGACCTATGACAAAAGAGGATGCAGAGGGCATCTACGCATGTTGCCAGGATGAACGTATTTGGAAGCATATGTCACAAACATTGCAAACGCGAGAGGACGTAGACGCCTATATTGAACAGGCGCTTGCCCATCAGGAAACAGGAACGGAATACCCTTTTGTCATCGTCCTTCGAGCCACCAATGAAATCGTTGGCTCTACACGATTTTTTGATATAGCTACTGCCCATAAACGTCTAGAAATCGGCCATACGTGGCTACATCCATCTGTATGGCGTACAAAAGTCAATACAGAATGTAAATATTTGCTGCTCTCTTACTGCTTCGAGCAGCTACATTTTCAACGCGTTCAAATAAAAACAGGGCATGAAAATATTCAATCACAAAAAGCCATTGAACGCATCGGTGCTACAAAAGAAGGTACTTTACGCAATCATATGATTCGACCGAATGGAAAAGTGCGACATACAGTGATGTATAGTGTTGTGCAAGAAGAATGGTCAGATGTGAAACAACATATTGAGGGATTAATGAGGAAGTTCTCAACCCTTTAA
- a CDS encoding CoA pyrophosphatase, producing the protein MFLDKLKDRLNENQTLFIGEDTAFRSAVLIPLVQVEGEWHILFEVRAFTMRKQPGDISFPGGRIDSTDATPLAAALRETHEELGVDPKTVTLVRPLSPYVASPSFVVYPFVAAIDYDQIIHSYNKAEVEEVFTVPVNWLLNYEPYMHRVSVEPTPSSDFPFEKIMNGAQYQWRNRSMEEWFYDYEQYTIWGLTARILKHFIGILK; encoded by the coding sequence GTGTTCCTAGATAAGCTGAAGGATCGGTTAAATGAAAATCAAACCTTATTTATAGGAGAGGACACAGCTTTTCGTTCGGCTGTTTTGATTCCATTAGTGCAAGTGGAGGGAGAATGGCATATTCTTTTCGAAGTACGTGCATTCACGATGAGAAAACAGCCGGGTGATATTAGTTTTCCTGGTGGTCGAATTGATTCCACAGATGCAACTCCATTGGCTGCCGCGTTAAGAGAAACTCACGAAGAATTAGGTGTCGACCCGAAGACGGTTACGCTGGTCCGACCGTTAAGTCCCTATGTGGCCTCTCCTTCATTTGTAGTCTATCCATTTGTTGCAGCCATCGATTATGATCAAATCATTCATTCCTATAACAAAGCCGAAGTAGAAGAGGTATTTACAGTACCTGTTAACTGGTTATTGAATTACGAGCCTTATATGCACCGAGTATCTGTCGAGCCAACGCCTTCATCGGATTTTCCTTTTGAGAAAATCATGAACGGTGCTCAGTATCAATGGCGAAATCGTTCAATGGAAGAATGGTTTTATGATTATGAGCAGTACACGATTTGGGGATTAACCGCTAGGATTTTAAAGCATTTTATAGGGATTTTAAAATAA
- a CDS encoding VOC family protein, producing MSKGKIVGFIHSGITVKNLEEALEFYIDTLGLELLSTQVASSDYIFDIVEIPGLKEIKIAFVQIPGGHVFEILEYVGVDTYPGNARSCDYGTGHICLRVANLDELFIELKSKGVTFKSKKVAVITAGANKGAKAVYMLDPDGYIIELMEKGS from the coding sequence ATGAGTAAAGGGAAGATTGTTGGATTTATCCATAGTGGAATTACCGTGAAAAATTTGGAAGAGGCACTAGAGTTTTATATAGACACACTGGGATTGGAGCTGTTATCTACACAAGTTGCAAGTAGTGACTATATTTTCGATATTGTAGAAATTCCGGGATTAAAAGAAATTAAAATTGCTTTTGTTCAAATTCCAGGTGGACATGTGTTTGAAATATTAGAGTATGTCGGTGTAGATACGTATCCAGGAAACGCACGATCATGTGATTATGGAACAGGCCATATTTGTTTGAGAGTGGCAAACCTAGATGAGCTATTTATAGAGTTAAAATCGAAAGGGGTAACGTTTAAATCTAAAAAAGTAGCAGTTATTACAGCGGGGGCAAATAAAGGGGCAAAAGCAGTCTATATGCTAGATCCAGATGGTTATATCATAGAATTGATGGAAAAGGGATCATAA
- a CDS encoding malate:quinone oxidoreductase produces the protein MSNGETKTDVILIGAGIMSATLGTMLKELVPDWNIKVFEKLANAGEESSNEWNNAGTGHAALCELNYTSEKPDGSVDISKAININEQFQVSMQFWSYLVNSKLINNPEDFIMPLPHMSMVQGEENIAFLKKRFDAMSNNPLFKGMEFSDDAAKLKEWIPLIMQDRPATDAIAATKIETGTDVNFGALTRMLFNHLKTKNVDMQYNHSVDAIKRTNDGSWELKVKNIDSGEVERHTAKFVFIGGGGGSLHLLQKTGIPESKHIGGFPVSGIFMVCKNPEVVAQHHAKVYGKAAVGAPPMSVPHLDTRFIDNKKSLLFGPFAGFSPKFLKTGSNLDLITSVKPNNVFTMLAAGAKEMSLTKYLIQQLMLSKEQRMGELREFIPTAKSEDWDFVVAGQRVQVIKDTEAGGKGTLQFGTEVITAEDGSIAALLGASPGASTAVHVMLDVIKKCFPERVGEWEPKIKEMIPSYGMSLMENPELLDEIHASTAEVLGLNDNAPNVK, from the coding sequence ATGAGCAACGGAGAAACGAAAACAGATGTTATCTTAATTGGCGCTGGAATTATGAGCGCGACTTTGGGAACCATGCTGAAAGAATTAGTACCAGACTGGAACATTAAAGTGTTTGAGAAGCTTGCAAACGCGGGTGAAGAAAGCTCTAACGAATGGAATAATGCGGGAACGGGACATGCTGCATTGTGTGAGCTAAACTACACGAGTGAAAAACCAGACGGATCTGTAGATATTAGTAAAGCAATTAACATCAATGAGCAGTTTCAAGTTTCCATGCAGTTTTGGTCGTATCTTGTAAATAGTAAACTGATTAACAATCCAGAGGACTTTATCATGCCATTGCCACATATGAGTATGGTACAAGGAGAAGAAAATATAGCGTTTTTAAAGAAGCGTTTTGATGCGATGTCAAATAATCCATTATTCAAAGGAATGGAGTTTTCTGATGACGCAGCAAAACTGAAAGAATGGATTCCGCTTATTATGCAAGACCGTCCAGCGACTGATGCAATCGCAGCAACGAAAATCGAGACTGGAACGGACGTGAACTTTGGTGCTTTGACGCGTATGCTGTTTAATCACTTAAAGACGAAAAATGTTGATATGCAATACAACCATAGTGTGGATGCGATTAAACGTACGAACGATGGTTCATGGGAATTGAAAGTGAAGAATATAGATAGTGGTGAAGTAGAGCGCCACACGGCTAAATTTGTCTTTATCGGAGGCGGAGGCGGAAGTTTGCATCTACTGCAAAAAACGGGTATTCCTGAAAGTAAGCATATCGGTGGTTTCCCGGTTAGTGGTATTTTCATGGTTTGTAAAAATCCTGAAGTTGTTGCACAACATCATGCGAAAGTATACGGTAAAGCGGCAGTGGGTGCACCGCCAATGTCCGTCCCCCACTTGGATACACGATTTATCGACAATAAAAAGTCTTTATTGTTTGGACCATTTGCAGGCTTCTCGCCGAAGTTCTTAAAGACAGGCTCGAATCTTGATTTAATAACGTCTGTCAAACCGAATAACGTCTTTACGATGTTGGCAGCGGGTGCAAAAGAAATGTCATTGACAAAGTATCTCATCCAACAACTGATGTTATCGAAAGAACAACGGATGGGAGAGTTACGTGAATTTATTCCAACTGCGAAATCGGAGGATTGGGACTTTGTTGTAGCGGGTCAACGTGTACAAGTGATTAAAGACACGGAGGCTGGCGGTAAAGGAACGCTTCAATTTGGTACGGAAGTTATTACGGCTGAGGATGGCTCGATTGCAGCATTGTTAGGCGCTTCGCCGGGTGCCTCTACTGCGGTTCACGTGATGCTAGACGTCATTAAAAAATGTTTCCCAGAGCGTGTGGGAGAGTGGGAACCGAAGATTAAAGAGATGATTCCTTCATATGGTATGTCACTCATGGAAAATCCTGAGTTGCTGGATGAAATTCATGCTTCAACAGCAGAGGTGCTAGGCTTAAACGACAATGCACCGAACGTAAAGTAA
- a CDS encoding EAL domain-containing protein, with the protein MKLGINSKVVLAMSLVVLSTMLIIAFYSHSMTKDLLIDQAEQELAIKNENVKNTVIATFQQKGEVIRQLASIPVIESFMSANDKREDVRANKDYEWVQQALMRAQGNNADVQKVWLSHMANSYFIADHDQVSDASYSIQERHWYQKASETDGLSFSSLYTDYVTKQRTVSIVHPIVLNQKRVGYFGMDIYLDNLASLLQPIEKDGRKLILVSDQGDVLYDAENMWPVFQEAQLEERGVTKIQKEKASYYASFRQLDGLGWKIGVYVPEEILLQPLTTYERSIVGIWTVTIGILLMALAFLLHYFLKDIPLIVRQINKIKHGDYSINIGIKQKDEVGEIALAVEQMALQIENQMGELDYQANHDSLTGLANRYAIEKGIGKWIDEIDVADEMMVVVFLDLDQFKHINDSKGHAYGDELLIEVGKRIREWLPDNSLFGRFGGDEFIIVIRAKKAAIHQIHESLQQVHESFANTFLILEQHVYITTSIGVSIYPTDAQSMEELLIDADTALYHAKESGRNCIHFFNRDMKEQIEKELVLKDGLRQALVYKEFDLHYQPQLDMSGGKRISMEALIRWKHPELGMVSPADYIPLAESTGQIIAIGDWVIVTSLQMIKRAIQQGIDIEHVAVNVSAIQLREADFVDKLQKKLAYYEIEPKLLEIEITESVIIDHPEETIRKLNELKRIGIQIALDDFGTGYSSLNYLRTMPIDRVKVDRSFIQRIEKDNIEQAILNTIVTLGHSLGFQIVAEGVEEEAQLQVLHDMHVDTVQGYYYSKPLDEESLFDFLRQ; encoded by the coding sequence ATGAAATTAGGAATCAACAGTAAAGTCGTGCTGGCAATGTCTCTTGTTGTGTTGTCAACGATGTTGATAATTGCTTTCTACTCACACTCCATGACCAAGGATCTGTTGATAGACCAAGCAGAGCAAGAATTAGCTATAAAAAATGAAAATGTTAAGAATACGGTTATTGCTACATTTCAACAAAAAGGTGAAGTGATACGTCAGCTTGCCTCTATTCCAGTGATTGAGAGCTTTATGAGTGCGAATGACAAGAGAGAAGATGTACGTGCCAATAAGGACTATGAATGGGTTCAACAAGCATTGATGCGTGCACAAGGAAACAATGCAGATGTTCAAAAGGTTTGGCTTAGTCATATGGCCAATAGTTATTTCATTGCAGACCATGATCAAGTTTCAGACGCTTCCTATTCGATTCAAGAACGTCATTGGTACCAAAAAGCTTCCGAAACGGACGGACTTTCTTTTTCGTCTCTTTATACGGATTATGTGACAAAGCAAAGGACGGTTAGTATTGTCCATCCGATAGTCTTAAATCAGAAAAGAGTAGGCTATTTCGGAATGGATATTTATTTAGACAATCTAGCTAGTCTATTGCAACCAATTGAAAAAGATGGACGCAAGCTCATTTTAGTGTCCGATCAAGGAGACGTTTTATACGATGCTGAGAACATGTGGCCAGTCTTCCAAGAAGCGCAATTAGAAGAGCGTGGAGTGACAAAAATCCAAAAGGAGAAGGCTAGCTACTATGCTTCTTTTCGTCAGTTGGATGGGCTTGGGTGGAAAATAGGTGTGTACGTTCCAGAAGAAATACTGTTACAACCACTAACTACATATGAGCGATCGATTGTTGGTATTTGGACTGTTACTATCGGTATTTTATTGATGGCATTAGCATTTCTTTTACATTACTTTTTGAAAGATATCCCCCTAATTGTTCGTCAAATTAATAAAATAAAACACGGAGACTATTCGATTAATATAGGAATCAAGCAGAAGGATGAGGTCGGTGAAATTGCACTTGCCGTTGAACAGATGGCGCTGCAAATAGAAAATCAAATGGGGGAATTGGATTATCAGGCAAATCATGATTCACTAACAGGGCTAGCCAATCGGTATGCAATCGAAAAAGGAATCGGCAAATGGATTGATGAAATCGATGTGGCTGATGAAATGATGGTCGTTGTGTTCCTTGACTTAGACCAATTTAAACATATTAATGATTCAAAAGGACATGCCTATGGCGATGAATTACTCATTGAAGTCGGTAAACGAATCCGTGAATGGTTACCCGACAATAGCTTGTTTGGTCGTTTTGGAGGGGATGAATTCATTATCGTAATACGGGCTAAAAAAGCAGCGATTCATCAAATCCACGAATCTCTGCAACAAGTTCATGAATCCTTTGCAAATACCTTTCTCATATTGGAGCAACATGTCTATATCACCACTTCCATTGGCGTCTCCATCTATCCTACAGATGCACAATCGATGGAAGAATTACTGATCGACGCTGATACTGCTTTATATCATGCAAAAGAATCTGGGCGTAATTGCATTCATTTCTTTAATCGGGATATGAAAGAGCAGATTGAAAAGGAGCTCGTATTGAAAGATGGTCTAAGGCAAGCATTAGTGTATAAGGAGTTTGATCTACATTATCAGCCCCAATTAGATATGAGCGGAGGAAAGAGAATTAGTATGGAAGCGCTCATCAGGTGGAAGCACCCGGAATTAGGCATGGTTTCACCTGCGGACTATATCCCTTTAGCGGAAAGCACAGGTCAAATTATTGCAATCGGTGATTGGGTAATCGTGACGAGTTTACAAATGATTAAAAGAGCGATTCAGCAGGGAATCGATATCGAGCATGTTGCCGTAAATGTCAGTGCGATTCAATTGCGTGAAGCAGATTTTGTGGACAAGCTTCAAAAGAAATTAGCGTACTATGAAATTGAACCGAAGTTATTAGAAATTGAAATAACAGAGTCAGTTATCATTGATCATCCAGAAGAAACGATACGAAAATTAAATGAGTTGAAAAGGATAGGTATCCAAATTGCATTAGATGATTTTGGGACAGGGTATTCTTCCTTGAACTATTTGCGTACGATGCCGATTGATCGGGTCAAGGTCGATCGTTCCTTTATCCAACGAATTGAAAAGGACAACATTGAGCAAGCCATTTTGAATACGATTGTGACCTTGGGGCACAGTCTTGGATTTCAAATCGTTGCGGAAGGGGTCGAAGAGGAAGCACAGCTTCAGGTGTTACATGACATGCATGTTGATACTGTGCAAGGCTATTACTACAGCAAGCCATTAGACGAGGAGTCGTTATTCGATTTTTTACGACAATAA
- a CDS encoding VOC family protein, producing MITKVGQIMLYVNNQDETVKFWTEKAGFSVISEEDNGQGMRWIEIAPTKDAETTIILHNKELIAKMQPELNLQTPSLLLFSDNLDALYQDFKDKQVTVGDMVTMPSGRVFNFADNEGNYFAVLERM from the coding sequence ATGATTACAAAAGTTGGTCAAATTATGTTATATGTCAATAATCAGGATGAAACCGTGAAATTTTGGACAGAAAAAGCAGGATTTAGCGTCATTTCGGAAGAAGACAATGGCCAGGGGATGAGATGGATTGAAATTGCACCAACAAAGGATGCGGAAACAACGATTATTCTTCACAATAAGGAGCTTATCGCTAAGATGCAACCCGAATTAAATCTGCAAACGCCTTCTTTACTACTGTTTTCAGATAATTTGGATGCGTTATACCAAGACTTTAAAGACAAACAGGTCACGGTAGGAGACATGGTAACGATGCCTTCTGGCAGAGTGTTTAATTTTGCGGATAATGAAGGAAATTATTTTGCAGTTTTAGAGAGAATGTGA